A single genomic interval of Theropithecus gelada isolate Dixy chromosome 16, Tgel_1.0, whole genome shotgun sequence harbors:
- the CRK gene encoding adapter molecule crk isoform X2, translating into MAGNFDSEERSSWYWGRLSRQEAVALLQGQRHGVFLVRDSSTSPGDYVLSVSENSRVSHYIINSSGPRPPVPPSPAQPPPGVSPSRLRIGDQEFDSLPALLEFYKIHYLDTTTLIEPVSRSRQGSGVILRQEEAEYVRALFDFNGNDEEDLPFKKGDILRIRDKPEEQWWNAEDSEGKRGMIPVPYVEKYRPASASVSALIGGR; encoded by the exons ATGGCGGGCAACTTCGACTCGGAGGAGCGGAGTAGCTGGTACTGGGGGCGGTTGAGTCGGCAGGAGGCGGTGGCGCTGCTGCAGGGCCAGCGGCACGGGGTGTTCCTGGTGCGGGACTCGAGCACCAGCCCCGGGGACTATGTGCTCAGCGTCTCAGAGAACTCGCGCGTCTCCCACTACATCATCAACAGCAGCGGCCCGCGCCCGCCAGTGCCGCCGTCGCCCGCCCAACCTCCGCCCG GGGTGAGCCCCTCCAGACTCCGAATAGGAGATCAAGAGTTTGATTCATTGCCTGCTTTACTGGAATTCTACAAAATACACTATTTGGACACTACAACGTTGATAGAACCGGTTTCCAGATCCAGGCAGGGTAGTGGAGTGATTCTCAGGCAGGAGGAGGCGGAGTATGTGCGAGCCCTCTTTGACTTTAATGGGAATGATGAGGAAGATCTTCCCTTTAAGAAAGGAGACATCTTGAGAATCCGGGACAAGCCTGAAGAGCAGTGGTGGAATGCGGAGGACAGCGAAGGCAAGAGAGGGATGATTCCAGTCCCTTACGTCGAGAAGTATAGACCTGCCTCCGCCTCAGTATCGGCTCTGATTGGAG